In Zingiber officinale cultivar Zhangliang chromosome 3A, Zo_v1.1, whole genome shotgun sequence, the DNA window AATTAATTGGCTCACTTGACTCACCCTATCCAACCTATACTCCAAGTCCATTTTTGCAATTAAATATAGAAATACGTATTGATCCATGATACCAATAAAATAACTATTCTAGTGAACAACAACTCCAGTAAGATTTCGTGGAAGACATGGGTTTTTGTGTGTTTTTGAGAAAATTATGTTAAAGTTGATTATTTATTCATCTTAAAAGCTTGAAATAAAAAGGGGTTCAATTTAGGTAATCGACCATTGTTTCGTCTAAAAGGAAGGACGTGGAGTAATCTAGCTTATAAATTAAAAGATCAAGTGAAAACAGATTAGTTTACCTTGGAAGTCATATTTGTCATGGCCAATTGAAACTTCTCCCTTGTTTTTGCTGTCGCAACATGGCCAGCTACTGCCACTTTATCAAAGGCACCTTGCAGCCAAGCTGTCCCAGCAGTTATGTACCTAAATATTTCGTTCATACAGGCCAAAATTAGTATTTGCCATTAGTTCACTTTGATTCATCAAGGAACCACAAAGATGCGACACAGCACCCTATCTGTTAAGGTTAGTCATATAAGAGATAAATCTGTACCTGTTAGTTTTGACGGCTGAACCAGTATCATTCAGCCTTTGCTCTGCTGACTTAACTTTCTCGTTCACCACAGAGATTCCAACTGTCAATTTCTCCGTAAAACCAACCCGTTTGTCGAAAGAAACTACTTTTTCTGAAGCCGTAGCCATCAAACGATGCTTCTCATCAAATGCTTTAGCTCTGTTAATAGCATCTTGTCTAATCGCTGAACCCTTTGCGAACACGGCTGCCACGGCACCTTGAGCTTTAGTGACATAAACCCGTCCATTTCTTGAACTACTTCCACCCTGTGTGTGCTCAAGCAAATTATTTCTTTTAGACCATCGAAACTAGAACCAAAATGCATTAGGGCATAACAGAAGAGATAATTACACTCGAGTTTGCAGAGACATCGTGTGTTGAAGCATAGATTTCGACAGGGATATCAATTGTCACATCATTTTCCTTAACTTGCTGCAAAAAATACAGAGTCGACAAAGTGAAACAACTAAAATAAGTAGACAGTCTCCATAGGATAAAATGAGTTTTACCTCATCAATTCTTGGGACATAATCTTCAGCAGGAGTTATAGTCACAATCTGGTCAACAATGGTGGCTCCCTGCCAAAGAAACAAGTTGATATAACAATAGGGAAAGATCAGAGTACGTATTAACTAAGTGATATAAAAAAACTTAAGGAAAGAACTTCAA includes these proteins:
- the LOC122051245 gene encoding binding partner of ACD11 1-like is translated as MQTRTIRVANISDLVKEREIREFFSFSGDIERIEIRGEGGIRRVAFVTFKDSKALEIALLLSGATIVDQIVTITPAEDYVPRIDEQVKENDVTIDIPVEIYASTHDVSANSSGGSSSRNGRVYVTKAQGAVAAVFAKGSAIRQDAINRAKAFDEKHRLMATASEKVVSFDKRVGFTEKLTVGISVVNEKVKSAEQRLNDTGSAVKTNRYITAGTAWLQGAFDKVAVAGHVATAKTREKFQLAMTNMTSKDRVVAV